One region of Priestia megaterium genomic DNA includes:
- a CDS encoding MerR family transcriptional regulator, whose product MSTNEASYRDKKVMSIGIVKELTGLSERQIRYYEKRSLLFPDRTNTGIRKYSFSDVERLMDIADRIEEGVQTSEIRTELAKKDEARKMKEVKNQMLQGQLNAHFKRKL is encoded by the coding sequence TTGTCTACGAATGAAGCGTCATATCGAGATAAAAAAGTCATGTCTATTGGGATTGTAAAAGAATTAACCGGTTTATCAGAAAGACAAATTCGCTACTATGAGAAAAGAAGCCTGCTCTTTCCGGACCGAACCAATACGGGTATCCGGAAATATTCGTTTTCAGACGTCGAACGATTAATGGATATTGCCGATCGTATAGAAGAAGGAGTTCAAACGAGTGAAATACGCACAGAACTGGCTAAAAAAGATGAAGCGAGAAAAATGAAAGAAGTAAAAAACCAAATGCTTCAAGGTCAGTTGAACGCTCATTTCAAGCGGAAGCTATAA
- the cobD gene encoding threonine-phosphate decarboxylase CobD gives MLLPTHGANPNVFLKAIGAENLSHLKDFSVNTNPLGAPLVLHEKWNEFKEAAFSYPDPEVTELKNKLAAHHHVSAAQVLPTNGAAEAFFLIASLFSGEKAGIVQPTFVEYEQASKAYGCEVTYVPLAEENGWSWDIELIMSILPDIKVLWICHPNNPTGVMYSHEEWMKVVKAAAHHGTYLIIDEAFIDFVEHQPSFDSLILNYEHLIVVRSMTKMFNIAGLRLGYILANEKIISKMSKKQPPWSVNGLSQQVGMICVDEKDFVKKTVHYIKQERKRILSQLEEWGLLVSPSQTNYYLCSVPSSIKTRDWLIYLASRGVVARHTENFPFLNGRYIRLAVKTKEENDYLLNVIKQGLDEI, from the coding sequence GTGCTATTACCTACACATGGAGCTAACCCCAATGTCTTTTTAAAAGCAATAGGGGCCGAGAATTTGTCGCATCTAAAAGACTTTAGCGTAAACACAAATCCTTTAGGGGCTCCCCTTGTTCTTCACGAAAAGTGGAACGAATTCAAGGAAGCTGCGTTTAGTTACCCTGATCCTGAAGTAACAGAACTAAAAAATAAACTTGCAGCTCATCATCATGTTTCCGCTGCCCAAGTGCTGCCCACAAATGGGGCCGCTGAAGCTTTTTTCCTTATTGCTTCTTTATTTTCAGGAGAGAAAGCGGGGATTGTACAGCCGACGTTTGTCGAATACGAACAGGCAAGTAAAGCGTATGGATGTGAAGTGACATACGTTCCTTTAGCTGAAGAAAATGGCTGGAGCTGGGATATAGAGTTGATTATGAGTATTCTTCCGGATATAAAAGTACTATGGATTTGTCACCCAAATAATCCAACGGGCGTTATGTATAGTCACGAGGAATGGATGAAAGTAGTAAAAGCTGCTGCTCATCATGGTACATACTTAATAATTGATGAAGCATTTATTGATTTTGTCGAACATCAGCCTTCATTTGATTCTCTTATTCTAAACTATGAACATCTCATTGTTGTGCGTTCGATGACAAAGATGTTTAATATTGCGGGGCTTCGCCTTGGCTATATTTTGGCAAATGAAAAAATTATTAGCAAGATGTCTAAAAAACAACCTCCTTGGAGTGTAAACGGATTGTCGCAGCAAGTAGGGATGATATGTGTAGATGAAAAAGATTTTGTGAAAAAAACCGTACATTATATTAAACAAGAACGAAAACGGATCTTGAGTCAACTAGAAGAATGGGGGCTTTTGGTTTCTCCGTCTCAAACAAACTATTATCTTTGCAGCGTTCCGTCTTCTATTAAAACGCGCGACTGGCTTATCTATTTAGCAAGCCGCGGTGTGGTAGCTCGGCATACTGAAAACTTCCCATTTTTAAATGGACGCTATATCCGTTTGGCTGTGAAAACGAAAGAAGAAAATGACTATTTACTTAACGTAATCAAACAAGGACTCGATGAAATATGA
- a CDS encoding CobW family GTP-binding protein: MKTEIYILSGFLGSGKTTLLKQLLQQEKDRNRNIAVVMNELGQVSIDSNEVEEDTPLKELLNGCVCCTIQGQFETQLHSLLQENTLDAIYIETTGVAHPIEVLDACMSPLFAHQVTIKSIITTLDATRWKERGSLSIQLQKLLQEQVKHGDVILLNKTDMLSESEKSSLLFEIQSINASARTLLTTFSRVKLDVIQKAQLSQKQPHHKAHVEDHLHLKTFVYEFTKKVDLELFENWLRQMPDTIYRIKGYMRFTHSNDTYSFQYSYGMPLYMKEMMKLPTTLVFIGENLDHAKMKQELFNLEQQSH, encoded by the coding sequence AGGAAGCGGAAAAACAACGTTGCTTAAACAGCTGCTTCAGCAAGAAAAAGATCGTAATCGCAATATTGCTGTTGTGATGAATGAGCTTGGCCAAGTTTCGATTGACTCAAATGAAGTAGAAGAAGACACGCCGTTAAAAGAATTGCTAAATGGCTGCGTGTGCTGTACGATTCAAGGTCAATTTGAAACGCAGCTTCATTCACTTTTACAGGAGAACACATTGGATGCTATCTATATAGAAACAACGGGAGTTGCCCATCCCATTGAAGTATTAGATGCTTGTATGTCTCCTCTTTTTGCGCATCAAGTTACGATTAAAAGTATTATCACCACACTGGATGCGACAAGATGGAAAGAACGTGGTTCCTTAAGCATTCAACTTCAAAAACTTCTTCAAGAACAAGTAAAACATGGGGATGTAATTTTATTAAATAAAACGGACATGCTGTCTGAGTCAGAAAAGTCTTCCCTGCTTTTTGAGATTCAATCCATTAACGCTAGTGCAAGGACATTATTAACGACATTTTCCCGCGTGAAGCTTGATGTGATTCAAAAAGCTCAGCTGTCTCAAAAACAGCCGCACCATAAGGCTCATGTTGAAGATCATCTTCATTTGAAAACATTTGTATATGAGTTTACAAAAAAAGTGGATCTTGAATTATTTGAAAATTGGCTGCGCCAAATGCCAGATACCATTTATCGCATTAAAGGCTACATGCGCTTCACTCATTCGAATGATACGTATTCGTTTCAATATTCATACGGCATGCCTCTATATATGAAAGAAATGATGAAGCTGCCCACCACTCTTGTCTTTATAGGTGAAAACCTCGATCACGCTAAGATGAAACAAGAATTATTTAATCTTGAACAGCAATCTCATTAA
- a CDS encoding adenosylcobinamide amidohydrolase, whose protein sequence is MKTETSYKTYSSGVLGTGITETDTFYNRFVHKDYYSDTPSLEYEQYLMKENVRHEQIVGLMTAVWLKERAIYCYEGYGVRVASVITAGVGNAVDITADEAVPFYSSPGTINMFFFVEGRLTDAAFLQLFIAATEAKTKTLSQLGVIDPATKTIATGTSTDSISVAASQQGPLYEYAGSMTALGQAVAKLVKISLEQALKEKR, encoded by the coding sequence ATGAAAACCGAGACTTCTTATAAAACATACAGCTCAGGCGTTTTAGGAACAGGCATCACGGAAACGGACACCTTTTACAATCGATTTGTTCATAAAGACTATTATTCAGATACTCCTTCTTTAGAGTATGAGCAATATTTGATGAAAGAAAATGTGCGCCATGAGCAAATCGTAGGGTTGATGACAGCGGTTTGGTTAAAAGAAAGAGCGATTTACTGTTATGAAGGCTACGGAGTAAGAGTAGCTTCCGTGATAACGGCTGGAGTAGGAAACGCAGTGGATATTACAGCTGACGAAGCTGTCCCTTTCTATTCCTCTCCCGGTACAATTAATATGTTTTTTTTCGTGGAAGGCAGGCTTACGGATGCGGCGTTTTTACAGCTTTTTATTGCCGCTACAGAAGCCAAAACAAAAACGCTGTCACAGCTGGGTGTCATAGATCCAGCTACAAAGACGATTGCTACGGGAACATCTACGGACAGTATCTCAGTTGCAGCGTCTCAGCAAGGACCATTATATGAATATGCAGGCTCTATGACCGCTTTAGGTCAAGCGGTAGCCAAGCTGGTAAAAATAAGCTTAGAGCAGGCACTTAAGGAAAAGAGGTGA
- the cbiB gene encoding adenosylcobinamide-phosphate synthase CbiB: MSIAQAMIAHLTAMTIALLIDRIIGDPENWPHPVRWFGKWIYWMDSRLNKGAGKRFKGLLLVISMVVLAGVIPFLFLHALYGVHFILGVLVEGVMIATTISTRSLSEAAYKVQKPLQLGDMEKARYEVSMIVGRDTDRLSEGEIARATVETVAENTSDGITAPLFYAFIGGGALAFFYRAINTCDSMVGYKNDRYFLFGYFSAKTDDVLNYIPSRLTAVVMTAVNVAKSQYSLWHVTSLIKRDAKKHPSPNSGYGESAVAALLGIQLGGLNTYKGIESNRAKMGEPLIPLQPGHIEQAVFIMKRTVYATWLFYLLLGGVISAITYTWS, from the coding sequence ATGAGTATTGCACAAGCGATGATTGCACACCTGACAGCCATGACGATTGCTCTACTCATTGACCGAATCATAGGTGACCCAGAAAATTGGCCGCATCCCGTTCGCTGGTTTGGCAAGTGGATTTATTGGATGGATTCCAGATTAAATAAAGGCGCAGGAAAACGATTCAAAGGATTGCTTCTTGTGATAAGTATGGTGGTGCTCGCAGGAGTTATTCCTTTTTTATTCCTTCATGCTTTGTACGGAGTTCATTTTATACTAGGTGTTTTAGTAGAGGGCGTAATGATTGCGACTACTATATCCACTCGTTCCTTAAGCGAAGCTGCTTATAAGGTGCAAAAGCCGCTTCAGCTAGGAGATATGGAGAAAGCTAGATATGAAGTAAGCATGATTGTGGGACGAGATACGGACCGTTTATCAGAAGGAGAAATTGCCAGAGCGACGGTAGAGACCGTGGCTGAAAATACAAGTGATGGTATTACAGCTCCGCTTTTTTATGCATTTATAGGAGGGGGAGCCCTAGCCTTTTTTTACCGAGCTATTAACACATGCGATTCAATGGTTGGGTATAAAAATGACCGCTACTTTCTGTTCGGCTATTTTAGTGCAAAAACCGATGACGTATTAAACTATATTCCAAGTCGGTTAACTGCAGTGGTGATGACCGCTGTTAATGTAGCAAAAAGCCAATATTCTCTTTGGCATGTAACGAGTTTGATTAAGCGCGATGCTAAGAAGCACCCAAGTCCAAATAGCGGATACGGGGAAAGTGCAGTGGCTGCCCTTTTAGGTATTCAACTCGGCGGGCTTAATACATATAAAGGCATAGAATCTAATCGTGCAAAAATGGGCGAACCACTCATTCCCCTGCAACCCGGTCATATTGAACAAGCTGTTTTCATTATGAAAAGGACGGTCTATGCTACGTGGTTATTCTATCTTTTGTTAGGAGGAGTTATTAGTGCTATTACCTACACATGGAGCTAA
- a CDS encoding histidine phosphatase family protein: MDNSLVITCIRHGMTLENQQKKYIGWSDPPLSIEGKNELKELSLEPELVISSDLKRALETSSIVFPKSQVIKRESWRELHFGNWEEKTYEDLKNIRAYRNWIDHWAEHTPPNGESFSGFSNRVWEAWEEAVDLAASQQLRHIAIVSHGGPLRLLASHFKQTASLWDVSFSYGEGFSVTCTYKQAKERRACISYSAVHLPAKENG, translated from the coding sequence ATGGATAATTCTTTGGTTATCACATGTATTCGCCATGGCATGACGCTTGAAAATCAACAAAAAAAATATATAGGGTGGAGTGATCCGCCTTTAAGTATAGAAGGGAAAAATGAATTAAAAGAGCTTTCTCTAGAGCCGGAGCTCGTTATTTCCAGTGACTTAAAAAGAGCGCTAGAAACAAGTTCAATTGTTTTTCCTAAATCTCAGGTGATTAAAAGGGAAAGTTGGCGTGAGCTGCATTTTGGAAATTGGGAAGAGAAGACGTATGAAGATTTAAAAAACATACGGGCATATAGAAATTGGATCGATCACTGGGCAGAACATACGCCTCCGAATGGTGAAAGCTTCTCAGGGTTTTCAAACCGAGTTTGGGAAGCTTGGGAAGAAGCGGTCGATTTGGCGGCTAGTCAGCAATTGCGTCACATTGCTATTGTTTCACACGGCGGACCACTGCGTTTACTTGCGTCCCATTTTAAACAGACAGCGTCGCTTTGGGATGTTTCTTTTTCTTATGGAGAAGGTTTTTCAGTAACGTGCACATACAAACAGGCAAAGGAGAGAAGAGCATGCATTTCGTATTCGGCGGTGCATTTACCGGCAAAAGAAAATGGGTGA
- a CDS encoding bifunctional adenosylcobinamide kinase/adenosylcobinamide-phosphate guanylyltransferase — protein sequence MHFVFGGAFTGKRKWVKQQYASKSIKWHCLYEDPVLPAIEFEESYIVLEGFEHYVKELIHSELEAPHLVVKKVIQKWRDSGVWEQLIVIGTEVGKGIVPLDPIERQWRDECGYAYQHLAAHAQKVDHIWYGIANRLKEEIQ from the coding sequence ATGCATTTCGTATTCGGCGGTGCATTTACCGGCAAAAGAAAATGGGTGAAGCAGCAGTATGCCAGTAAGTCGATAAAATGGCATTGTTTGTATGAAGACCCCGTTTTACCGGCCATTGAGTTTGAAGAAAGTTACATTGTGCTAGAAGGATTTGAGCACTATGTTAAGGAATTAATACATAGCGAGCTGGAGGCTCCGCATCTTGTTGTTAAAAAGGTCATACAGAAGTGGAGAGACAGCGGTGTATGGGAACAGTTAATAGTGATTGGAACTGAAGTCGGCAAAGGCATTGTTCCTTTAGATCCAATAGAGCGGCAGTGGAGAGATGAATGCGGGTATGCGTATCAGCATTTGGCGGCACATGCCCAGAAAGTAGATCACATTTGGTACGGAATTGCTAATCGATTGAAGGAGGAAATACAATGA
- a CDS encoding ABC transporter substrate-binding protein: MKKWLSYSIIALLVIVLAACGAGSQSNSDKKTKQDTEQTSQAAFPVKVKDARDKEITLKKQPKKIVSLMPSNTEIVYALGLEKELVGVTSNDDYPKSVKKKAQVGDMNVNAEKVIALNPDLVLAHASSMGVSDEVFKQIESAGIPVFVVKDSTTFDTVYDSITQIGKLTGKTKEANQTIKDMKEKVASIEKKAKTISKEDRKKVWIEVSGAPEIYTTGKGTFMNEMLTMIGADNVAASEKGWVKFSEEQVVKLNPDVIIATYDADKNEIMKRPAWSSMTAVKEGNIEKVNQNKINRLGPRIVDGLEDLAKAVYPEVYNK; encoded by the coding sequence ATGAAAAAATGGCTTTCGTATTCCATTATTGCGCTGTTAGTCATCGTACTTGCTGCATGCGGTGCAGGCAGCCAAAGCAACAGTGATAAAAAAACGAAGCAAGATACAGAACAAACGTCACAAGCTGCGTTTCCAGTGAAGGTAAAAGACGCGCGTGATAAAGAAATTACGTTGAAAAAACAGCCTAAGAAAATTGTTTCATTAATGCCAAGTAATACGGAGATTGTATATGCCCTTGGCCTTGAAAAAGAATTAGTCGGTGTCACAAGCAACGATGATTATCCTAAAAGCGTAAAGAAAAAAGCGCAGGTGGGAGATATGAACGTTAATGCAGAAAAAGTTATTGCTTTAAATCCTGATTTAGTGCTGGCACACGCTTCAAGTATGGGCGTTTCAGATGAAGTATTTAAACAAATTGAAAGTGCGGGTATTCCGGTATTTGTTGTAAAAGATTCAACAACGTTTGATACGGTTTATGATTCTATTACGCAAATTGGTAAATTAACGGGTAAAACAAAAGAAGCTAATCAAACAATTAAAGACATGAAAGAAAAAGTAGCTTCAATTGAGAAAAAAGCAAAAACGATTTCAAAAGAAGATCGTAAAAAAGTATGGATAGAGGTATCGGGAGCTCCTGAGATTTATACAACAGGAAAAGGTACGTTCATGAACGAAATGCTTACTATGATCGGTGCTGATAACGTAGCGGCTAGTGAAAAGGGTTGGGTTAAGTTTTCTGAAGAGCAAGTTGTTAAGTTAAACCCTGACGTTATTATCGCAACGTATGATGCAGACAAAAATGAGATTATGAAGCGTCCCGCTTGGAGCAGCATGACTGCTGTAAAAGAGGGGAACATCGAAAAGGTTAATCAAAACAAAATCAACCGCTTAGGACCTCGTATTGTAGATGGCTTAGAGGACTTAGCAAAAGCAGTATACCCTGAGGTGTACAATAAATAA
- the cobS gene encoding adenosylcobinamide-GDP ribazoletransferase yields the protein MKEWIAILRISLQFFTILPLAKTVQWTEKRTARSLFVLPWIGILLGLMFYSFLQLLHYSPITAIVSSILVLLLPLVLTGGLHVDGWMDVSDAYFSHQSKEKKLQILSDPHVGSFAILSLIVLLLLRFSAIYELTSLSSLSVWACITVFTLPRIGAAFLVMRDKPAKDTGLAAYFQKGVTKWSIYAFIVMSLFLVAIFIVFIDNKFIIFFFAGFLWLWIRFYRSQFGGVTGDVIGATIEGGETFLWIILWLSHVFAMA from the coding sequence ATGAAAGAATGGATAGCCATACTACGAATCTCTCTTCAGTTTTTTACGATCTTACCACTGGCTAAAACCGTTCAATGGACTGAAAAAAGAACGGCACGCTCACTTTTTGTTCTGCCTTGGATTGGCATATTACTAGGTTTAATGTTTTATAGCTTTTTACAGCTGCTTCACTATTCACCTATCACTGCTATTGTTAGCAGTATTTTAGTTTTGCTTTTGCCGCTTGTTTTAACGGGTGGTCTTCATGTAGACGGGTGGATGGATGTAAGTGATGCGTATTTTTCCCATCAGTCAAAGGAAAAGAAACTGCAGATTTTAAGCGATCCGCACGTTGGGTCTTTTGCTATTCTTTCTCTTATTGTTCTGCTTCTGCTGCGCTTTAGTGCAATCTATGAATTAACGTCTCTTTCTTCTTTATCGGTTTGGGCATGTATAACCGTCTTTACACTTCCAAGAATCGGAGCCGCTTTCTTAGTTATGAGAGATAAGCCCGCTAAAGATACGGGGCTTGCTGCTTATTTTCAAAAAGGAGTCACCAAATGGTCTATTTATGCATTTATCGTCATGAGCCTATTCTTAGTTGCTATTTTCATTGTTTTTATAGACAATAAATTCATTATCTTTTTCTTTGCCGGTTTTTTATGGCTCTGGATACGGTTTTATCGTTCGCAGTTTGGTGGCGTAACAGGAGATGTTATAGGTGCAACCATTGAAGGAGGAGAAACGTTTTTATGGATAATTCTTTGGTTATCACATGTATTCGCCATGGCATGA
- the rarD gene encoding EamA family transporter RarD yields MNQDSKRAGIVYTASAYVMWGLFPLYWKLLGEVNANEILAHRVIWSFIFMLLLLLVTKQMSSLKKTLGLLFRNTKQAVILFVASVLISINWFVYIWAVNHNHIIETSLGYYINPLVSILLGIVVLKEKLNFWQGASVGLAAIGVIVMTVTYGHIPWVSLSLAFSFGLYGLVKKTIQLEAKVGLTIETMMVAPIAVIYFIFLLVKGSSSFSLQSLDVSALLIGGGVATAMPLLYFAKGAPLIPLSMVGFLQYIAPTMTLLLGVFVYHEPFSSVEMIAFLFIWGGSVMFILSKTKFMSSHQPKFFKGRSA; encoded by the coding sequence ATGAATCAAGATTCTAAACGAGCAGGTATTGTTTATACAGCCAGCGCTTACGTTATGTGGGGGCTTTTTCCGCTTTACTGGAAGCTTCTTGGCGAGGTGAATGCGAATGAAATACTCGCTCACCGCGTTATATGGTCATTTATTTTTATGCTTTTACTTTTGCTTGTGACAAAGCAAATGAGTTCTTTAAAGAAGACGCTTGGTTTATTATTTCGTAATACGAAACAAGCGGTCATTTTATTTGTGGCTTCAGTGCTAATCAGCATCAACTGGTTCGTTTACATTTGGGCGGTTAACCATAATCATATTATTGAAACAAGTTTAGGTTACTACATCAATCCGCTCGTTAGTATTTTGCTTGGCATAGTCGTTTTAAAAGAGAAGCTTAATTTTTGGCAAGGTGCTTCTGTTGGATTGGCTGCTATAGGTGTTATCGTTATGACAGTTACATACGGACATATCCCATGGGTATCATTAAGCTTAGCGTTTAGCTTTGGTTTGTACGGTCTTGTAAAAAAGACTATTCAGTTAGAAGCAAAAGTAGGATTAACGATTGAAACGATGATGGTTGCACCTATTGCAGTTATTTATTTTATTTTTCTTTTAGTGAAAGGATCTTCAAGTTTTTCCCTTCAGTCGCTTGATGTGAGTGCTCTTTTAATTGGAGGCGGTGTTGCTACAGCTATGCCACTATTGTATTTCGCTAAAGGAGCCCCGCTTATTCCGCTATCGATGGTCGGTTTTTTGCAGTACATTGCTCCTACCATGACGCTTTTATTAGGGGTATTCGTGTATCACGAACCGTTTTCTAGCGTGGAAATGATTGCCTTTTTGTTCATTTGGGGCGGGTCGGTTATGTTCATTTTATCTAAAACTAAGTTCATGAGCTCTCATCAGCCGAAATTCTTTAAAGGGCGTTCAGCTTAA
- a CDS encoding cob(I)yrinic acid a,c-diamide adenosyltransferase codes for MNIYTKTGDKGQTSLIGGRVNKDDIRVEAYGTIDELNGFVGQAIYQLDEATLKDVKEELITIQHELFDCGSDLAFAKDDHPYKVTNDMIAVLEKRIDVYMSEAPAIERFILPGGTPAATTLHICRTITRRAERLVVGVQREHKINVAVLQYLNRLSDYFFAAARIANARENVQDVEYIRSAKVFKQPKK; via the coding sequence ATGAACATTTACACAAAAACAGGGGACAAAGGGCAGACAAGCTTGATTGGAGGAAGAGTAAATAAAGATGATATTCGAGTGGAAGCATACGGGACGATTGATGAGCTAAATGGCTTTGTAGGTCAAGCGATTTATCAGCTGGATGAAGCAACATTAAAAGATGTAAAAGAAGAGCTAATTACGATTCAGCATGAGCTTTTTGACTGTGGAAGTGATTTAGCATTTGCAAAAGATGATCATCCGTACAAAGTAACGAATGACATGATAGCAGTACTTGAAAAGCGCATTGATGTCTATATGTCAGAAGCGCCGGCCATTGAGCGTTTTATTTTACCTGGAGGCACACCTGCAGCGACAACGCTTCATATTTGTCGGACGATTACACGCCGCGCAGAACGGCTTGTTGTTGGCGTGCAGCGTGAGCATAAAATTAATGTGGCGGTGCTTCAGTATTTAAATCGTTTATCCGATTATTTCTTTGCTGCGGCTCGAATCGCTAACGCGCGAGAAAATGTACAAGACGTAGAGTATATTCGCAGTGCCAAAGTATTTAAACAACCTAAAAAATAA
- a CDS encoding bifunctional adenosylcobinamide kinase/adenosylcobinamide-phosphate guanylyltransferase yields MIIFISGGVRSGKSRAAENMVQTFCTKRAVYIATSRQTDSEMQKRIQLHQTERQAANTPWATIEQSVDLQQILPNLRSDDTILLDCVTNWLANELFLTEKRWQTKEGKQEVFRQMIEALDKLFAQSQTVVLVSNELFEAGVLEEPTYSYMHMLGKLHQYIVEKADVAICVEAGLSRFKKGKECVSK; encoded by the coding sequence ATGATCATCTTTATTAGCGGAGGGGTTCGAAGCGGCAAATCACGTGCAGCGGAGAACATGGTTCAAACTTTTTGTACAAAGCGCGCTGTTTATATTGCCACAAGCCGGCAAACAGATAGTGAAATGCAAAAACGTATCCAGCTTCATCAAACAGAACGTCAAGCGGCGAACACGCCTTGGGCAACGATCGAGCAGTCTGTAGATTTACAACAAATTCTTCCAAACCTTCGAAGTGATGATACTATACTCTTGGACTGTGTCACAAACTGGCTTGCCAATGAGCTTTTTTTAACCGAAAAAAGGTGGCAAACAAAAGAAGGTAAACAAGAGGTTTTTCGTCAGATGATAGAAGCGCTCGATAAGCTGTTTGCGCAGTCTCAGACGGTCGTGCTAGTATCTAATGAACTGTTTGAAGCGGGCGTGTTAGAGGAGCCGACATATAGCTATATGCATATGTTAGGGAAATTACATCAGTATATTGTAGAAAAAGCAGATGTGGCTATTTGTGTAGAAGCGGGACTTTCCCGTTTTAAAAAAGGAAAGGAATGTGTAAGCAAATGA